The sequence below is a genomic window from Theobroma cacao cultivar B97-61/B2 chromosome 6, Criollo_cocoa_genome_V2, whole genome shotgun sequence.
GTACAACACGTGAATTGTATGCGACGCTACATCTTGAGTTGGggaatcaacaaaaaaaacccTTACGATCCTGCCACGTGTTATATGTAAAATGACAGAATTGCCTTAATTTGTGCTTCCACGGTTCGACCGAGGCGAATTGTTTAACACGTGCTGTATTCGACTCTACACAAGTCAAGGGAGAGAATATCAAAGAAACGTGAAGAAACCGTTTTTCGcttttatgaaagaaaaaaaaaaaaaaaaacaaacttgACGCGCGTGGGGCCTAAGTGGCTGTCTGCCTCTGCCCGTCTGTCGGCATATAACGCCACCTAACTAACACCGTCAAAAACCTCCTAACTCCGTCTGAGTCCTGAAAAGTCACCACAGTCTCATGATACCGACGCTCCCCTAACAGGCTTTAATTACCAAAGTACCCTTTGACTAGTATTCACTctacatatatttattaaaaaaatgcgtttaaaatttttaatttaaacatataatattattttaatttaaaaaaataataatttaaatttaactcTTTGatgcaaaataatttatttattgaacAAAAGTGAATGTCGTTAACTTTTTGTATCAAGAAGGAAGAATATAAGGAGAGCACATTATGCCATGTTGAGTATGAATCGGAGAAATGGATCATAATTCTAACGTTATTCATGAACATGTTACATTCACTTAAAAGAATGAGTTTTAATTACGTAATTGAATTATTGCAtgatttacatataatttCCTCCGTagattttcattattttttaaaaattattataatattactCATTTTCTTGTTCATGTTAACTCATATGAGAAAAcactaaatttaattaaattcgtGAATACATGCCATTAAACCCACAAGACTTTTTTGAACCTAACATATAAAACCTCATAATGTTGAACTAAAATTTAATGCATAGTTGCAAAACTCTGAAAGATGACAAGTTATCTGAAAGAGATTGcattaatttaatcattactAATGCACATATTAAGACCCAAATTCAATGATCTTGCTTGTAGCATGAAAAATGTGCAGCCAAAAGTGTGGACTCGGAGTTGGACCACTGAAATTGCAgtttttctcccttttctactaattttaaaaattgttcCAAAAAAAACTTGGTCCAAACGAAAAGGGCAACCGTGGAAGGAAAAAGCATTGAAAAAGGTTAGGTAGGCAATTGCAAGGAAGCCACATCCCCTTCCGCAATTGTGTCTCCAACTAGCAttttctcttccttaactttttCCCTAATGCAAAAAAAACGTGCgttaactaaaataattaaaacataaataaattttttaataatttccaAGATAAAGCAACCAGGACAACTCATAGCTAATCAGGTTCAGAGAACATGGTGGGATTTGGAGAAACCTGCTTCTCCCTTATATTTCATCCTGTCATACTCTTTCAGCAGTGATCTCTCAAAGTGGCAAAAAACTTAGATAAGACCCTGAAACTTGATGTTTCACTAGATTTTCTCTTTGACAGTCATTTCATTCCGCTTTTGTAAGAATCTTGAGAgtttttaagaagaaaaaagaaggaagcAATGTCCAATTCAGGCCCAAAGTCCGGTAAGGCTACTGAGAGAGCAAGTTTCGTCAATCTTCTTAGCCAGTACTTGAAAGAGAAACGAAATATTGGAGATATCAGCGTTGGGATGACCTCAAAACCTGAAGCTAAAGGTACccttttgctttctttcttggCTTCTGTTAGTTGCTGAAGAAAGGGTTGCAGTAAAATTCTGAGCTTCTGTTTCGGTTTCTATGGGGGTGTTGAATAGCGAGAATTTATGATTGGTTGATATAgcaaagatttttctttttcctgtgGATGCTGTTGGAGAGAAAAGTTTTTGGATTTGGAAAGAGGGATGacttatattctttttttggtgCTATTGCAGGGCTTGAGGCATCTAGGCAGCAAGCAATGCCAATGAACTTTTTCCCCAATATGGATAACCCTTCTGATAGTTCAAGACCAAATCTTGTGGCATCTACATCAAATGTGAAACCTTCTGATTTCTTTCCGGAGATTGCCAATTTTGGTGCCTCCAGTTCCAAGGAAGATTCCACTAACAAGACTGATTTCAGGTGTGtattcttttttccctttgaTCATCACAAAATATTTAGATGCTCCTCATTTTGATCTTTTGGAAACCCCAACCTGGAATGCTTCTAAACAGTTTGATGTTTTATTGTATTTACGTAAATTGGAAGCATTACGTGCTTAAGAGTTACGGTGACTGCAAGTACAATCTAGCTGAGGAATTGCTACCACAAGTTTAATGCCTTCCtgtttaaaagttaaaacaaaaaagggtcATGAGAAACTACTGAAATACTCGATATTATTGacaaaaaattgttaaaagtaTCTATGAActgaaaaatattgtttttcttgGTTTAGGAAACCAGCAACGGTGGAGCCAAAGAGTGCCCAGCTGACCATATTTTTCGGCGGCCAAGTGCTAGTATATAATGACTTTCCAGCAGAAAAGGTCAAGGAGATCATGGCCTTAGCTAGCCAAGGATGCTCAACTGCATGTGGTGGTGTTGTTACTGACTCTGGCATGGAAAAAGTAAATTCTAACATGGACAAAACTAACTCTAGCAATTCTGATATTCCTGACCTGAACATCGCCTCCACGACTGGAAATAGTCCTGATCAAGACCCTTCTGTTGAGCGGCGCCAATATGGTGGTTCAGGTAATTGATATGTGACCTTGAATCATAAATCAAGGAAGTtgctgttgaaaattttgaaagcttttTATTGACAAATTCTAATTTGTTTGCATTTTCTTTGTGCTTTACAGATTTGCGTATTGCAAGAAGAAATTCACTTCACAAGTTCTTTGAGAAGAGAAAAGACAGGTAAAAAGGTTTAGCCAGCACTAGAAAACTTTTGGATGCAAA
It includes:
- the LOC18596253 gene encoding protein TIFY 11B codes for the protein MSNSGPKSGKATERASFVNLLSQYLKEKRNIGDISVGMTSKPEAKGLEASRQQAMPMNFFPNMDNPSDSSRPNLVASTSNVKPSDFFPEIANFGASSSKEDSTNKTDFRKPATVEPKSAQLTIFFGGQVLVYNDFPAEKVKEIMALASQGCSTACGGVVTDSGMEKVNSNMDKTNSSNSDIPDLNIASTTGNSPDQDPSVERRQYGGSDLRIARRNSLHKFFEKRKDRAAARAPYQVNNQRGSPPPPKPDESKSSHEAGQSSKEASRDLDLKL